A section of the Phacochoerus africanus isolate WHEZ1 chromosome 4, ROS_Pafr_v1, whole genome shotgun sequence genome encodes:
- the LOC125124275 gene encoding olfactory receptor 18-like, giving the protein MYLVTVLGNLLIILTTSSDSHLHTPMYFFLSILSMADIGFTSTTVPKMILDIQTHSRVISYMGCLIQLSLFNLFGCLDSALLSVMAYDRFVAICYPLHYQVIMNPRLCSLLVLGSFLFSLLDSQLHCVMMSHLTFCTKVEIPHFFCDPPQLLKLACDDTSTHKVMMYFIGAIFGGIPLSGILFSYSQILPSILRGPLSGGRYKAFSTCGSHLAVVCLFYGTGIGVYFSSAVSHSPRNDAVASVVYTVVTPMLNPFIYSLRNREIKRALQKLFNRRT; this is encoded by the coding sequence ATGTACCTGGTCACCGTGCTGGGGAATCTACTCATCATCCTGACAACCAGCTctgactcccacctccacacccccatgtacttcttcctctccattctGTCCATGGCTGACATCGGCTTTACCTCTACCACGGTCCCAAAGATGATTTTGGACATTCAGACTCACAGCAGAGTCATCTCCTATATGGGATGCCTGATTCAGTTGTCTCTCTTTAATCTTTTCGGATGTTTGGACAGTGCACTTCTGAGTGTCATGGCCTACGATCGGTTTGTAGCTATCTGTTATCCCCTGCACTACCAGGTCATCATGAACCCCCGCCTCTGTAGCCTGCTGGTCCTGGGGTCTTTTCTGTTCAGTCTTTTGGACTCCCAGCTGCACTGTGTGATGATGTCACATCTTACCTTTTGTACCAAAGTGGAAATTcctcatttcttctgtgacccTCCTCAACTCCTCAAGCTTGCCTGTGATGATACCTCCACCCATAAAGTAATGATGTACTTCATTGGTGCCATCTTTGGTGGAATTCCCCTTTCAGGCATCCTTTTCTCTTATTCACAAATACTTCCCTCCATTCTGAGAGGCCCCTTATCAGGTGGGAGGTACAAAGCGTTCTCCACCTGTGGCTCTCACCTGgctgttgtttgtttattttatggaaCAGGTATTGGGGTGTACTTCAGCTCAGCTGTCTCACATTCTCCCAGAAATGATGCAGTGGCCTCAGTGGTGTACACAGTGGtgacccccatgctgaaccccttcatctacagcctgaggaacagggaAATCAAAAGGGCCTTACAGAAGCTCTTCAACAGAAGAACCTAA